TGTCGTCGTGCCATGCTTGAAATCGACGCTGACGGTGAAGGCGGTGGTGTGGGCGGAATCGTTGTCCGCCACCATCGGCGCCAGATTCAGGCGCCTTGCGTCCTCTCGCAGCATGGGCGTGCAGACGATGCCGGAGGTGTTGCGCACGATGAAGGCCATCTTCTCCGGCGTGCAGTGCACGGCGGCGACGATCAGGTCGCCCTCGTTCTCGCGTCCGTCATCGTCCATGACGACAACGATCTCGCCGCGCTCGAAGGCGCGGATCGCTTCGACGATCTTCTTCTGGTCGTAAGGCATAAGTGCTCGCTTCGCTCGCAGGGGAGTAGGGCAGTAAGGGAGTAGGGAAAAGGAAAAAGTTTGGCGGGCTGCGGGCGGCAGCATTAACCTACTGCCCTACTGCCCTACTGCCCTACTGCCTTACTCCCCTCCCTTCCCCGTTTGTCCTCTGTGCCGCAGATAATGATCGGCGATGGCGCAGGCAACCATGGCTTCGCCGATCGGCACGGCGCGGATGCCGACGCAGGGGTCGTGGCGGCCCTTGGTCATCACCTCGACATCCTTGCCGTCCTTGTCGATCGATTTGCGCGGCGTCAGGATCGACGAGGTCGGCTTGACGGCGAAGCGGGCGACGATCGGCTGTCCGGTCGAGATGCCGCCCAATATGCCGCCGGCATTGTTGGATAAAAACACCGGCTTGCCGTCATTGCCCATGCGCATCTCGTCGGCGTTCTGTTCGCCGGTGATGCGGGCCGCCTCGAAGCCATTGCCGATCTCGACGCCTTTGACGGCGTTGATCGACATCAGGCCGGATGCGATGTCCTGGTCGAGCTTGGCATATATCGGCGCGCCGAGGCCGGGCGGCACGCCATCGGCGACGATCTCGATCACCGCGCCGACCGAGGAGCCGGCCTTGCGGATGCCGTCGAGATAGGCGGTGAAGACCGGGACCGAGGCCGGATCCGGGGTGAAGAACGGGTTTTCGGCGTCGCCGACGAAATTCCAGTTCCAGTTGGCTCGATCGATGGACTTTTCGCCCATCGCGACCAGCGCGCCGCGCACCGTCATGCCGGGCACAACCCTGCGCGCCAGCGCGCCGGCCGCGACCCGCGCCGCCGTCTCGCGCGCCGAAGAGCGGCCGCCGCCGCGATGGTCGCGCAACCCGTATTTGACATCGTAGGTGTAGTCGGCATGGCCCGGCCGGTATTGGCGGGCGATCTCGCCATAGTCCTTGGAGCGCTGGTCGACATTCTCGATCAGCATCGACACAGGCGTGCCGGTGGTGATCATCGTCTCGTCATCCTCGTCGAGGATGAAGCCCGACAGGATCTTGACCTCGTCCGGCTCGCGGCGCTGGGTTACGAAGCGCGACTGCCCCGGGCGGCGGCGGTCGAGCTCGGCCTGGATGTCATCGCGCTTGAAGCGAATTCCGGGCGGGCAGCCGTCGACAACGCAGCCGAGCGCGGCGCCATGGCTTTCACCCCAGGTGGTGACGCGGAAGAGATGGCCGAATGTGTTGTGAGACATGAAAAACGCCCTGCCGGTGAGGAAATCCGGTTACGGCTGCCTTCTATTGGCGTTTTCCACGGTGGTCAAACGGCTGCATCAAACTGTGATCTGGCGGATTTAGTTTTGACACATTCGGTTGGTTTCTGCTCTCTTCCCATCCGCCGTTGAGGACCCGCCGCTGACCAGCCGGCGCAATGACCAAAGAGGACGACGATGCGTACCCTGATTGGCGCCGCCTGCGCCATGCTCATGATTTCCACCGCCGCCGCGTTTGCCGGCCAGACCGAAGGCCTGATCAAGAAGGTTGATAAGGACACGCTGACGCTGACGCTTGACGACGGAAAGGCCTACAAGCTTAACGCCGAGACCGACATCGACTCGCTGAAGCCGGGCATGGACATCGTCATCGCCTATGACGTGAGCAATGGCGAGAATGTCGTCACCGATATGCAGTTGCCCGACAGCGACCAGAACTAACTTTTCCGGCCAGGGGCTTGAACGCCTAAGCTTCGTCATTCCAGGGCAAAGCAAGGAGCGCAGCGACGCGCAGACCCTGGAATCCATGCCGTTATGTCAGAGCTTTGCAGCGGTGCAGAACGACCTTTTCTGCACCGTTTTTACTATTCGGCGAATGTCACGGCATGGATCCATGGGTCCTCGCTCCGCTTCGCGTCGCTGCGCCCAAGGATGACGACTTTCACGGCCGCACCCGGACCTATAACCACTCCAAACTCCGGCCCTCCAGCCGGAGCAGGCGGTCCTGCGGGATCTCCAGAGCGGCCGCGTCGTTCTTGGATATGCCTTCGACGAAGCGGAAAAGGCAGCGCATGACGCCGCCATGCGTGACGCATACCGTCTGCCGGTCAAGCGCATCGAACCAAGGCTTCACCCGTTCGAGCAGCATCTC
This region of Mesorhizobium sp. M2A.F.Ca.ET.046.03.2.1 genomic DNA includes:
- a CDS encoding DUF1344 domain-containing protein — encoded protein: MRTLIGAACAMLMISTAAAFAGQTEGLIKKVDKDTLTLTLDDGKAYKLNAETDIDSLKPGMDIVIAYDVSNGENVVTDMQLPDSDQN
- the aroC gene encoding chorismate synthase; protein product: MSHNTFGHLFRVTTWGESHGAALGCVVDGCPPGIRFKRDDIQAELDRRRPGQSRFVTQRREPDEVKILSGFILDEDDETMITTGTPVSMLIENVDQRSKDYGEIARQYRPGHADYTYDVKYGLRDHRGGGRSSARETAARVAAGALARRVVPGMTVRGALVAMGEKSIDRANWNWNFVGDAENPFFTPDPASVPVFTAYLDGIRKAGSSVGAVIEIVADGVPPGLGAPIYAKLDQDIASGLMSINAVKGVEIGNGFEAARITGEQNADEMRMGNDGKPVFLSNNAGGILGGISTGQPIVARFAVKPTSSILTPRKSIDKDGKDVEVMTKGRHDPCVGIRAVPIGEAMVACAIADHYLRHRGQTGKGGE